The Paracoccus sediminicola genome has a segment encoding these proteins:
- a CDS encoding N-acetylmuramic acid 6-phosphate etherase, whose product MALRSTEARHPNSVQLHTQPATRVLSMLLDAQIGALGALRPALSSIDQAAGLGADALRRGGRVAYAGAGSSGLMALADCLELAGTFGLPPERTPMLFAGGAEALLHLRGSVEDDASLAQDDVDRIALGEDDVLVVVSASGTTPYALATAEAAKARGAAIIGIANVPGSLLLAVADAPVLLDTGPELVSGSTRMGAASAQKVALNMMSVMIAVRLGHVHDGHMVNLIADNAKLIARAARIVADIADVPETIAKAALAATGGVVKLAILVARGMGPDQARAALSETGGHLAPLVE is encoded by the coding sequence ATGGCATTGCGCAGTACTGAAGCTCGGCATCCAAATTCCGTGCAGCTGCATACCCAGCCCGCGACGCGCGTTTTGTCGATGTTGCTGGACGCGCAAATCGGTGCGCTCGGTGCGCTGCGGCCGGCCTTGTCCTCGATCGATCAGGCGGCGGGGCTTGGTGCCGACGCGCTGCGCCGGGGCGGGCGTGTGGCCTATGCCGGGGCAGGCAGTTCAGGCCTGATGGCGTTGGCGGATTGCCTGGAACTGGCCGGGACATTCGGATTGCCGCCTGAGCGCACGCCGATGCTGTTTGCCGGCGGGGCCGAGGCGCTTTTGCATCTTCGGGGCAGCGTCGAGGATGATGCCTCGCTGGCGCAAGACGATGTCGATCGCATCGCGCTTGGCGAAGACGATGTGCTGGTGGTCGTGTCGGCGTCCGGCACAACGCCCTATGCTCTGGCGACGGCCGAGGCTGCCAAGGCACGTGGCGCGGCGATCATCGGCATCGCGAATGTTCCCGGTTCTCTGTTGCTGGCCGTCGCAGACGCTCCGGTTCTGCTGGATACCGGGCCAGAACTGGTCTCTGGCTCCACCCGCATGGGGGCCGCCTCGGCGCAGAAAGTGGCGCTGAACATGATGTCGGTGATGATTGCGGTGAGGCTCGGCCATGTTCATGATGGGCATATGGTGAACCTCATCGCGGACAATGCAAAGCTGATCGCGCGCGCTGCGCGCATCGTGGCCGATATTGCCGATGTGCCAGAAACCATTGCCAAGGCGGCGCTCGCCGCTACGGGCGGTGTGGTCAAGCTGGCGATCCTCGTCGCGCGCGGCATGGGGCCGGATCAGGCCCGCGCCGCGCTGTCCGAAACCGGCGGACATCTGGCCCCGCTGGTGGAGTGA
- a CDS encoding ABC transporter substrate-binding protein: MTRTLRIALLASTVLGGAASAQEVTLTVESWRNDDLTIWQNTIIPAFEEAHPDIKINFAPTAPAEYNAVLNSKLDAGSAGDLITCRPFDASLELFNQGQLADLTDLSVMSNFSDVAKSAWQTDDGSATFCVPMASVIHGFLYNKNAFEELGLEVPTTVDEFYAVLDAIKEDGSYIPMAMGSADQWEAATMGYQNIGPTYWKGEEGRKALIDGRQKLTDEQWVEPFRQLARWSEYLGDGFEAQTYPDSQNLFTLGRAAIYPAGSWEIGVFTPQIDGMFEMGAFPPPVPAEGDSCYISDHTDIALGMNAATENPEAARTFLEWVGSPEFATLYANALPGFFAMNSTPVEMEDPVAQEFVSWREECEPTIRSTYQILSRGTPNLENETWNASANVITGAETPEDAAARLQEGLASWYEPQQE; this comes from the coding sequence ATGACTAGAACCCTTCGCATCGCGCTTTTGGCGAGCACCGTCCTGGGCGGAGCAGCCTCGGCGCAGGAGGTCACGCTGACCGTCGAAAGCTGGCGCAATGACGATCTGACCATCTGGCAGAACACGATCATCCCGGCTTTCGAAGAGGCGCATCCCGATATCAAGATCAACTTCGCGCCGACCGCGCCGGCGGAATATAACGCGGTGCTGAACTCCAAGCTGGATGCGGGTTCGGCAGGCGATCTGATTACCTGCCGCCCCTTCGATGCCTCGCTCGAACTGTTCAATCAGGGACAACTGGCTGATCTGACAGATCTGTCGGTGATGTCGAATTTCTCTGACGTGGCGAAATCCGCATGGCAGACTGATGATGGCAGCGCCACGTTCTGCGTGCCGATGGCGTCGGTGATCCACGGTTTCCTCTATAACAAGAACGCCTTCGAGGAACTCGGGCTGGAGGTTCCGACCACGGTCGACGAGTTCTACGCCGTGCTGGATGCGATCAAGGAAGATGGAAGCTATATCCCGATGGCGATGGGCAGTGCCGATCAGTGGGAAGCCGCGACGATGGGCTATCAGAATATCGGTCCGACCTATTGGAAGGGCGAGGAGGGTCGCAAGGCGCTGATCGACGGCAGACAGAAGCTGACGGATGAGCAATGGGTCGAGCCGTTCCGCCAGCTCGCCCGGTGGAGCGAATATCTGGGAGACGGCTTCGAGGCACAGACCTATCCGGACAGCCAGAACCTGTTCACGCTCGGACGTGCGGCGATCTATCCCGCCGGCTCGTGGGAGATCGGGGTATTTACCCCGCAGATCGACGGCATGTTCGAGATGGGCGCCTTCCCGCCTCCGGTCCCGGCAGAGGGTGACAGCTGCTATATCAGCGATCACACGGATATCGCGCTTGGCATGAATGCGGCGACCGAAAACCCCGAGGCGGCCCGGACATTCCTGGAATGGGTTGGCTCGCCCGAATTCGCGACGCTTTACGCCAATGCATTGCCGGGCTTCTTCGCGATGAACTCGACCCCGGTCGAGATGGAGGACCCGGTGGCACAGGAATTCGTGTCCTGGCGCGAGGAATGTGAGCCGACGATACGTTCTACTTATCAGATCCTGTCGCGCGGAACCCCGAACCTGGAGAACGAGACCTGGAACGCCTCGGCGAATGTCATCACCGGCGCCGAGACGCCCGAAGATGCGGCCGCGCGTCTGCAGGAAGGCCTCGCCTCCTGGTACGAGCCGCAGCAGGAATAA
- a CDS encoding carbohydrate ABC transporter permease — protein sequence MAQRKAFRWHIAVFLAPAVLVYTAIMIIPLIGTLNLSLFRLAETGERVFVGLANFATLFGDPRWADSFWNALANNGWFFLIHMLVQNPIGIMLAAILSSPRLRGAAFYRTAIFIPTILSFVIVGFVWKLILSPIWGIAPGMLDAVGLKSLFAPWLGKEEYALTTLALISVWQFVGIPMMLIYAALLSIPDEVIEAAEMDGVTGWSQFWKIKLPLILPSIGIISVLTFVGNFNAFDLIYVSQGALAGPNYATDILGTFLYRTFFGFQLQLGDPHMGATIATAMFGIILVGVCVYLFGIQTRLRRYQF from the coding sequence ATGGCGCAGCGGAAAGCGTTTCGCTGGCATATCGCGGTGTTTCTGGCGCCGGCGGTGCTGGTCTATACAGCGATCATGATCATCCCGCTGATCGGCACGCTGAACCTGTCGTTGTTCCGCCTGGCCGAGACCGGCGAGCGCGTCTTTGTCGGGCTGGCGAATTTTGCCACGCTGTTCGGCGATCCGCGTTGGGCGGATTCCTTCTGGAACGCATTGGCCAATAACGGCTGGTTCTTCCTGATCCATATGCTGGTGCAGAACCCGATCGGGATCATGCTGGCGGCGATCCTGTCGTCACCCCGTCTGCGCGGCGCGGCCTTCTATCGCACGGCGATCTTCATCCCGACGATTCTCAGCTTCGTCATCGTGGGCTTTGTCTGGAAACTGATCCTGTCCCCGATCTGGGGGATTGCGCCGGGAATGCTGGATGCGGTCGGGCTGAAATCGCTGTTCGCGCCCTGGCTGGGAAAAGAGGAATATGCGCTGACCACGCTGGCGCTGATCTCGGTCTGGCAGTTCGTCGGCATTCCGATGATGCTGATCTATGCGGCGCTGCTGTCGATCCCGGACGAGGTGATCGAGGCGGCCGAGATGGATGGCGTCACCGGCTGGTCGCAATTCTGGAAGATCAAGCTGCCGCTGATCCTGCCCTCGATCGGCATCATCTCGGTGCTGACCTTCGTCGGCAACTTCAACGCCTTCGACCTGATCTATGTGAGCCAGGGTGCGCTTGCCGGGCCGAACTATGCCACGGATATCCTCGGCACCTTCCTCTATCGCACGTTCTTCGGGTTCCAGCTGCAACTTGGCGATCCCCATATGGGCGCGACCATCGCCACCGCGATGTTCGGCATCATTCTGGTCGGGGTCTGCGTCTATCTGTTCGGCATCCAGACCCGCCTGCGGCGCTATCAGTTCTGA
- a CDS encoding carbohydrate ABC transporter permease — translation MNSARQSMSRSVAAHGILILYTIIALFPVFVIVVNSFKSRRAIFADPLALPNAETFDLVGYQTVLQQGDFMQYFLNSLTVTVGSLFFVLLFGAMAAFALAEYRFRGNRMMGLYLALGIMIPIRLGTVAILQMMVASGLVNTLTALILVYTAQGIPLVVFILSEFMRGVSDDLKNAGRIDGLSEYKIFFRLVLPLVRPAMATVAVFTMIPIWNDLWFPLILAPSEETKTITLGSQVFIGQFVTNWNAVLAALGLAIVPVLVLYLIFSRQLIRGITAGAVK, via the coding sequence ATGAATTCAGCACGTCAATCCATGAGCCGCAGCGTCGCCGCGCATGGCATCCTGATCCTTTATACGATCATCGCGCTGTTCCCGGTCTTCGTCATCGTGGTCAACAGCTTCAAGTCGCGGCGCGCGATCTTTGCCGATCCTCTGGCGCTGCCCAATGCCGAGACCTTCGATCTGGTGGGCTATCAGACGGTGCTTCAGCAAGGCGATTTTATGCAGTATTTCCTGAACTCGCTGACCGTCACCGTGGGCAGCCTGTTCTTCGTGCTGCTGTTCGGGGCGATGGCCGCCTTCGCCCTGGCCGAGTATCGCTTTCGCGGCAACCGGATGATGGGGCTGTATCTGGCGCTTGGCATCATGATCCCGATCCGGCTCGGCACGGTAGCCATTCTGCAGATGATGGTCGCCTCGGGATTGGTCAACACGCTGACCGCGCTGATCCTCGTCTATACGGCGCAAGGCATCCCACTGGTGGTGTTCATCCTGTCGGAATTCATGCGCGGCGTTTCGGACGATCTCAAGAATGCAGGGCGGATCGACGGGCTGAGTGAATACAAGATCTTCTTCCGGCTCGTGCTGCCTCTGGTCCGTCCGGCGATGGCGACGGTCGCGGTGTTCACCATGATCCCGATCTGGAACGATCTCTGGTTTCCGCTGATCCTTGCGCCGTCCGAGGAAACCAAGACCATCACCCTCGGCAGTCAGGTCTTCATCGGGCAATTCGTAACCAACTGGAACGCGGTGCTGGCCGCGCTTGGGCTGGCAATCGTGCCAGTGCTGGTCCTGTATCTGATCTTCTCGCGTCAACTGATCCGCGGCATCACCGCAGGAGCGGTCAAATGA
- a CDS encoding Gfo/Idh/MocA family protein, whose product MIRVLVAGLGQMGQSHALAYHHSPEFEIVGLVNRSTPDLPDALTGYPLSGDFDEALAELKPDLVCVATYSDSHADYAVSAMKAGAHVFVEKPLATTVEDAKRVVDCASATGRKLVVGYILRHHPSWQRLIEEARDLGGPYVFRLNLNQQSSGPSWDVHKALMQTTSPIVDCGVHYVDVMCQITDAAPVEVRGMGLRLSDEIAPEMYNYGHFQVLFADGSVGWYEAGWGPMMSDTAFFVKDVVSPKGAVSIRMPETARSDDIDTHTMTSTLRVHRVGGKDEDLSMADEPGHQALCDREQSFVARAINEDIDLGRHMTDAVRSLAVCLAADESVRRGVAVKL is encoded by the coding sequence ATGATCCGGGTTCTGGTCGCCGGTCTGGGACAGATGGGGCAGAGCCACGCGCTCGCCTATCACCACAGTCCCGAATTCGAGATCGTCGGGCTGGTCAATCGCAGCACGCCCGATCTGCCAGACGCGCTGACGGGCTATCCTCTCTCTGGTGATTTTGACGAGGCGCTGGCCGAGCTGAAGCCGGATCTGGTCTGCGTTGCGACCTATTCGGACAGTCACGCCGATTACGCCGTCTCGGCAATGAAGGCGGGCGCGCATGTCTTCGTCGAGAAGCCGCTTGCCACTACGGTAGAGGATGCGAAGCGCGTGGTCGATTGCGCGAGTGCGACGGGGCGCAAGCTGGTGGTGGGGTATATCCTGCGCCATCACCCGAGCTGGCAGCGGCTGATCGAGGAGGCGCGCGATCTCGGCGGGCCATACGTGTTCCGCCTGAACCTTAACCAGCAATCCAGCGGACCAAGCTGGGATGTGCATAAGGCGCTGATGCAGACCACCTCTCCGATCGTGGATTGCGGCGTCCACTATGTCGATGTGATGTGCCAGATCACCGATGCAGCCCCGGTCGAGGTGCGTGGCATGGGTCTGCGGCTGAGCGACGAAATCGCCCCGGAGATGTATAATTACGGGCATTTCCAGGTGCTCTTCGCCGATGGTTCGGTCGGCTGGTACGAGGCCGGCTGGGGACCGATGATGTCGGATACGGCATTCTTCGTGAAGGACGTGGTGTCGCCCAAGGGCGCTGTGTCGATCCGGATGCCCGAGACGGCGCGCTCGGACGATATCGACACCCATACCATGACCTCGACGCTGCGGGTTCATCGGGTCGGCGGCAAGGATGAAGATCTCAGCATGGCCGATGAACCCGGTCATCAGGCGCTGTGCGACCGCGAACAGAGCTTCGTGGCGCGTGCCATCAATGAAGATATCGATCTCGGCCGGCATATGACCGACGCCGTGCGCTCGCTGGCCGTCTGTCTGGCGGCGGATGAAAGCGTGCGCCGCGGCGTGGCCGTGAAACTGTGA
- a CDS encoding ABC transporter ATP-binding protein, translating to MGTLNLSNVTKSFGKVEVIKGVDLSVNDGEFCVFVGPSGCGKSTLLRMIAGLEDVTSGDVLLDGERINDVAPAKREIAMVFQTYALYPHLTVRENMGLGLKQLGTPKADITAATEKAAAMLALDPLMDRRPSELSGGQRQRVAIGRAIVRTPKLFLFDEPLSNLDAALRVATRIEIARLHRELGATMIYVTHDQVEAMTLADKIVVLRAGKVEQVGRPMDLYNDPDNTFVAGFIGSPQMNFLKAEALGLQFDTLGIRPEHLEISESGGEIEGRVSHLEKLGGETLTYVRTDLHGLLTVRQFGEHDHPVDGTVFVTPDQSRAFRFDAEGQRLRG from the coding sequence ATGGGAACTCTGAATCTGTCCAATGTCACCAAATCCTTCGGCAAGGTCGAGGTGATCAAGGGTGTCGATCTCAGCGTGAATGACGGCGAATTTTGCGTCTTTGTCGGCCCCTCGGGCTGCGGCAAGTCCACCTTGCTGCGCATGATCGCGGGGCTGGAGGATGTGACCTCTGGCGATGTGCTGTTGGACGGCGAGCGGATCAACGACGTCGCGCCGGCCAAGCGCGAGATCGCGATGGTGTTCCAGACCTACGCGCTTTATCCGCATCTGACCGTGCGCGAGAATATGGGGTTGGGGCTGAAACAGCTCGGCACGCCCAAGGCAGATATTACCGCCGCGACCGAGAAGGCGGCGGCGATGCTGGCGCTCGACCCGCTGATGGATCGCCGCCCCTCCGAGCTGTCAGGCGGGCAGCGTCAGCGTGTCGCGATTGGCCGGGCCATCGTGCGGACGCCGAAGCTTTTTCTTTTCGACGAACCGCTGTCCAATCTCGATGCGGCGCTGCGCGTGGCGACGCGGATCGAGATCGCCCGGCTGCACCGCGAACTCGGCGCGACGATGATCTATGTGACCCATGATCAGGTCGAGGCGATGACGCTGGCCGACAAGATCGTGGTTCTGCGCGCCGGGAAGGTCGAACAGGTCGGCCGTCCGATGGATCTGTATAACGATCCGGATAATACTTTCGTCGCAGGGTTCATCGGTAGCCCCCAGATGAACTTCCTGAAGGCAGAGGCGCTCGGGCTGCAATTCGACACGCTCGGCATTCGTCCCGAGCATCTGGAGATCTCGGAATCCGGCGGCGAGATCGAGGGCCGGGTCAGCCATCTGGAGAAGCTGGGCGGCGAAACGCTGACCTATGTGCGGACCGATCTGCACGGGCTGCTGACGGTGCGCCAGTTCGGTGAGCACGACCACCCGGTCGATGGCACGGTCTTCGTCACGCCGGATCAATCCCGCGCGTTCCGTTTCGATGCGGAAGGTCAGCGACTTCGCGGTTGA
- a CDS encoding class I SAM-dependent methyltransferase, with amino-acid sequence MATEADSQIERTEYRGITARVKKLLSPDKKATAENVRRLIADLEQLGRAANLLVVGGGSVGQGMQPLYDHPDIRIHAFDIYDTPNVQFIADGHHLPLPDDHFDAVVVQAVLEHVLQPAEVVAEIRRVLRPGGLVYAETPFMQQVHEGPYDFTRFTESGHRYLFRGFDAIASGASGGPGVQFMWAVDYLARSLFRSRKAGKIAKLAFFWTQYLDRLIPPDYAQDGASGVFFYGRKAETPIGPHDIIAYYQGAQKP; translated from the coding sequence ATGGCCACCGAAGCGGACAGCCAGATCGAGCGGACCGAATATCGCGGCATCACCGCACGGGTGAAAAAGCTGCTTTCGCCGGACAAAAAGGCGACTGCCGAGAATGTGCGGCGCCTGATCGCGGATCTTGAACAGCTTGGCCGAGCGGCGAATTTGCTGGTGGTCGGCGGCGGTAGCGTCGGGCAGGGGATGCAGCCGCTTTACGATCATCCCGACATCCGCATCCACGCCTTCGACATTTACGACACGCCGAACGTCCAGTTTATCGCGGATGGGCACCACCTGCCTCTGCCAGACGATCACTTCGATGCGGTGGTGGTGCAGGCGGTGCTGGAGCATGTGCTGCAACCTGCTGAGGTGGTGGCCGAGATTCGTCGCGTTCTGCGGCCGGGCGGGCTGGTTTATGCCGAGACCCCATTCATGCAGCAGGTCCATGAGGGCCCTTATGATTTCACCCGTTTCACAGAAAGCGGGCACCGCTATCTGTTCCGCGGCTTCGACGCTATTGCGTCCGGCGCCAGCGGCGGGCCGGGGGTGCAGTTCATGTGGGCGGTGGATTATCTGGCGCGCAGCCTGTTCCGGTCACGCAAGGCGGGCAAGATCGCCAAACTGGCCTTTTTCTGGACACAGTATCTCGACCGGCTGATCCCGCCCGATTATGCGCAGGACGGGGCGAGCGGGGTGTTCTTTTACGGTCGCAAGGCCGAAACGCCGATCGGCCCGCACGACATCATTGCCTACTATCAGGGCGCGCAGAAACCCTGA
- a CDS encoding TRAP transporter substrate-binding protein, whose amino-acid sequence MNAKLPLFATAAALAASVVSAETWDMPVAYPSHNYHTENAEAFAAEVGECTGGELEITVHPNGSLFKGDEIKRAVQTGDAQIGERLLSAHANEDALYGYDSVPFLASSFEASEKLRAAAEPVLAELMAEQGMTLLYSVPWPAQGMYFNQEINSVEEMEGIKFRAYNSSTARVAELAGMVPTQVEAAELKQALATGVVASMISSGSTGVDEKTWEDMSHFYDVKAWLPRNTVFANTAALEALPAEVQDCVRSAAEAAQTRGSEEAESLAGGFLDTLAENGMNVAEPGEQLQADLAEIGDQMTNEWLESTGDKGQTIVDAYRAE is encoded by the coding sequence ATGAACGCCAAACTTCCCCTCTTCGCCACGGCCGCCGCGCTCGCGGCGTCGGTGGTGTCCGCCGAAACCTGGGACATGCCGGTGGCCTATCCCTCGCATAACTATCACACTGAAAATGCGGAAGCCTTCGCTGCCGAAGTCGGCGAATGCACGGGCGGCGAACTGGAAATCACCGTCCATCCGAATGGCTCGCTGTTCAAGGGCGACGAAATCAAGCGCGCCGTGCAGACCGGCGACGCGCAGATCGGCGAGCGCCTGCTGTCGGCTCATGCCAATGAGGATGCGCTTTACGGCTATGATTCGGTGCCGTTCCTTGCCAGTTCGTTCGAGGCCTCGGAGAAGCTGCGTGCGGCGGCCGAGCCGGTCCTGGCCGAGCTGATGGCCGAGCAGGGCATGACGTTGCTTTATTCCGTGCCGTGGCCGGCGCAGGGAATGTATTTCAATCAGGAGATCAACTCGGTCGAGGAGATGGAAGGGATCAAGTTCCGCGCCTATAACTCCAGCACCGCGCGGGTGGCTGAACTGGCCGGTATGGTCCCGACGCAGGTCGAGGCGGCCGAGCTGAAACAGGCCCTTGCGACCGGGGTCGTGGCGTCGATGATTTCCTCGGGCTCGACCGGCGTGGATGAAAAGACCTGGGAGGACATGTCCCATTTCTATGATGTAAAGGCATGGCTGCCGCGCAATACGGTTTTCGCCAACACCGCAGCGCTTGAGGCGCTGCCGGCCGAGGTGCAGGATTGCGTTCGTTCGGCCGCGGAAGCCGCGCAGACCCGTGGTTCAGAGGAAGCGGAATCGCTCGCCGGAGGTTTCCTTGACACGCTGGCCGAGAACGGCATGAACGTCGCCGAACCGGGAGAGCAGCTTCAGGCCGATCTGGCCGAGATCGGCGATCAGATGACGAATGAATGGCTGGAATCCACCGGAGATAAGGGCCAGACCATCGTCGACGCCTATCGCGCCGAATGA
- a CDS encoding TRAP transporter large permease, with product MTGLDRDATGLKIGVFLFVMFFLLGSGVWVGLALMGVAYMGMIGFTSRNPGSSMSITIWTGASSWTLTSLPLFIWMGEILYRTRLSEDMFKGLAPWLSRLPGGLLHTNVVGCTVFAAVSGSSAATLTTVGKMSIPELRKRGYPEFMIIGTLAGAATLGLMIPPSLTLIVFGVTVKESITSLFMAGVLPGLVLASMFMLYIAGWSIARPQDAAEPEPRLGFLGALRNSVLLIPVIALIVMVIGSMYIGIATATEAAAFGVVGALVLALLQGSLNWQSFSESLLGATRTSAMIALILMGASFLTLSMGFTGVPRTLAEWIGSMDLSPIALIAALTVFYIVIGMFLDGISAVVLTMAIIEPMVRGAGIDMIWFGIFVVVVVEMAQITPPVGFNLFVLQGMTKHDMGYIARTALPMFLIMVLMVAILVAFPGLATWLPDMVMQRAPAG from the coding sequence ATGACCGGCCTTGACCGCGACGCCACAGGGCTGAAAATCGGCGTTTTCCTGTTTGTCATGTTCTTCCTGCTCGGCTCGGGCGTCTGGGTCGGGCTGGCGCTGATGGGTGTGGCCTATATGGGCATGATCGGATTCACCTCGCGCAATCCCGGCAGCTCGATGTCGATCACCATCTGGACCGGAGCGTCAAGCTGGACGCTCACCTCGCTCCCGCTGTTCATATGGATGGGAGAAATCCTGTATCGCACGCGGCTCTCCGAGGATATGTTCAAGGGGCTGGCACCCTGGCTGTCCCGTCTGCCTGGCGGATTGCTGCATACGAATGTCGTTGGCTGCACGGTGTTCGCGGCGGTGTCCGGCTCATCTGCGGCGACGCTGACGACAGTTGGCAAGATGTCCATCCCCGAGCTGCGCAAGCGCGGCTATCCCGAATTCATGATTATCGGCACGCTGGCCGGCGCAGCGACGCTGGGGCTGATGATTCCGCCTTCGCTGACGCTGATCGTCTTCGGGGTGACGGTGAAGGAGAGTATCACCAGCCTGTTCATGGCCGGGGTTCTGCCGGGGCTCGTGCTGGCTTCGATGTTCATGCTCTATATCGCCGGGTGGTCGATTGCGCGTCCGCAGGACGCAGCCGAGCCAGAGCCGCGGCTGGGTTTCCTTGGCGCGCTGCGGAACTCGGTGCTGCTGATCCCGGTCATCGCGCTGATCGTGATGGTGATCGGCTCGATGTATATCGGCATCGCCACCGCCACCGAGGCCGCTGCCTTCGGCGTGGTCGGCGCGCTGGTTCTGGCGCTGCTGCAAGGCTCGCTGAACTGGCAGAGCTTTTCGGAAAGCCTGCTCGGCGCGACGCGCACCTCGGCGATGATCGCGCTGATCCTGATGGGGGCGAGCTTTCTGACGCTGTCCATGGGGTTCACCGGGGTGCCCCGGACGCTGGCCGAATGGATCGGGTCGATGGATCTCTCGCCCATCGCGCTGATCGCGGCGCTCACCGTGTTCTATATCGTGATCGGAATGTTCCTCGACGGGATCTCGGCGGTGGTGCTGACCATGGCGATCATCGAGCCGATGGTGCGCGGTGCCGGGATCGATATGATCTGGTTCGGGATCTTTGTCGTCGTTGTCGTCGAGATGGCCCAGATCACACCGCCGGTCGGGTTCAACCTGTTCGTGCTGCAAGGCATGACCAAGCATGACATGGGCTATATCGCGCGAACCGCGCTGCCGATGTTCCTCATCATGGTGCTGATGGTGGCGATCCTCGTCGCCTTCCCCGGTCTCGCCACCTGGCTGCC